The following DNA comes from Winogradskyella sp. PG-2.
CATTAGCTGCTGCATGATAAACCATCGCTCCTGTTAAACAAGAACCTAAAGAGTGAAGTAATACTTCTGGTGGTGTTGCAGCTTCATCTTGCCCTAATAATACATTTGGGTGGCTACATTCCATTGTGAATGTGTCTTGACGAGATTCGTCTTCTGCACCAACTCCATAAAATCCTTTGATGCTAGACACACAATGTTCTCCATCAATCCAATTGTTTTTTGCTCTGAATTGGAATTTCACTAATTCAGGGTTTGTTTGTACTGCATCAATAGTATCTACTAATTGGTCTACATTTACTCCGTTTTTAATGTTTGCTGTTGTAATCATTGTTTTAAAATTTATTTGTTAAACATTTTTTTTGACTGGTATTAAGCCAAACGCATTCCAAACATTTTAAACAATTAATATTCAGTAAATTAAATCGTGTTAGGTGATAATTTAGTATAACGATATTTCATAAATAAACGATTATTCGTTGATAAATTCACGATATTTCGTGATTTAAACAGGTCTCTCTATACTAAAAGCCTTAATTTTTGAAGCTAATGTGGTTGGTGGCAGTTGAAGTAGTTCTGCGGCGCCATTTTTCCCAGATATCTTCCAACGTGTCTCCTTAAGTGCTTTTAATATGTTCTCTTTCTCTATATCCTGTAATGCTCTGGTTGTATAAATTTTATTAAGCGGGAGTTCTTCTGAAGACTTAGAATTTATAGAAGAATTAGGTACTATGGTTTTTAAGTTAATTGAGCCGTCTTGAGAGACAATAATGGCACGTTCTAATAAATTTTGAAGTTCTCTAACGTTTCCAGGCCATTCATAAGATAGCAGAAGTGCTTTATCACTTTTAGATAAACTCTCAATTGGTTTGCTGAGTTTTTTTGAAAAATGACGAATCATTTCTTCTGCGATTAAACAAACATCATTACCTCTATCCCTTAAGGCTGGGACGTCTATAGGAAAGACATTTAATCTATAATATAAATCCTCTCTAAATTTCCCTTCTGCTGAATGTTGTAATAAGTTTCTATGAGTTGCTGCTATAATACGAACATCGACTTTAATTGTTTCTGAGCTTCCAACAGGGTCAAATTCACCTTCTTGAATAACCCTTAACAACTTTGGCTGAAGATCAATTGGCATTTCACCGATTTCATCTAAAAAAATTGTGCCCTTATCTGCTAATAAAAAACGGCCTTTTCTATCTGCTGAAGCGCCAATAAACGCTCCCTTTTTATGTCCAAATAATTCGCTTTCGATTAAGTTTGCTGGAATAGCACTAAAATTAATTCTGATTAAAGGTTTGTCGCTTCGATTACTTGCGTCATGTATGGCTCTGGAAACTAATTCTTTTCCTGTACCTGTTTCTCCGTTTATTAATACTGTAGCATCCGTTGGGGCAACATGCTTAACAAGATCTAAAACGTTTTGCATTTTTATGTCTTCAGCAATAATACCGTAACTACCCGTTAGTTCTTTTATTTCCTCTTCTAGATATTCTGTCTGTTTGGTTAAAAAACTAATCTCATTTTCGGCGCTAAGTCGTTCTTCTATATCTCTAAGTATTAAAGTGTAAAAGGTTTCTTTTTCATTTCCATACTTACTTATGGTGCCTTCATTTAAAGTCTCTTTTTCGTTAGAACCAATTACCTTTATAATATTTGGAATATAGTTATCAATACCTTTATTAGTGTTTTCTAAACCTTTATCAACTATTGATTCAATTAGACTTGCACTTTCTTCAGCTAAGAAATACAACACATTGCGTTGTAAAGCATCATCATTTTCAAGTAAAATATTGGCAGAAAGATTGGTTAATACAATTTTATAATTACTATCAAACATAATTATGGCATCCATTGCGCCTTGTATAAGTCCGGCCATTTTTGAATTGGCCAATTCCAATGCTTGTTTAGAATTGGATAGATTTTCTTAAATAGCATCAATATCTCTATGACGTTTAATAAGTACGGTTAAAATACCCAAGGAAAAACCGCTGTCATTAGCAATGACCTTTAAAAAACTATCTCGTTCAATTTTTAAAAGCGTCGACCTTTCTAAAGTTGAAACTGCCGCTGAGCGTTTTTCGTCATCAATTAAAGCATACTCACCGAAACATTCTCCCTTTTGCATCGTACTGAAAATGTAATTGTTTTCATGAATTTTCACGCTTCCTTCAACAATTACATACATTGAGTCACCTTCATCTCCTTTTTTAAAAATATTTTCATTTTTCCCAAAACTTTCCTCCTTAAGCCCTATACACAAGTGTTTTAATGAAGCTTCTTTTACCTCAGTAAAAAAGGGGACTTTAGATAAAAAGTTAATAAAATCTTCCTGTTTGGATTTAGACATAGTAATGCGAATACAGAGATAAAGATATTAATTATTATTCCGGAATTAATAAACAATTTTACCACAAAACAATTTTAATTAATTTAATATCACCTAACATAGTTAATCCAAAATGTCACAGCAAAGCTTTTAGCCGCAATAATGTTTACAGATATTGAAGACTACACAGCTTTAATGCAGCGTGATGAAAAACAAGCTATTGCAATTAGGAAACGTCATTGCAGAGCATTTGAGATAACCACAGAGGCCTACAATGGTAAAGTCGTTCAGTATTTTGGTGATGGCACCTTAAGTATCTTTACTAGTAGTGTTGAGGCTGTAAAATGCGCTATAGAATTGCAACGCGCCTTTCTTGAAGCCCCAAAAATCCCTGTTAGAATCGGTATTCATGTTGGTGACATTTTGTATACAGAAGAAGATATTATTGGCGATGCTGTAAATGTGGCTTCACGAATAGAAGCATGCGCTGTATCTGGAAGTGTTCTGGTTTCAGACAAAGTACATGATCAAATTCGAAGTCATCAAGACATTAAAGTTCAATTTTTAGACGCTTACGAACTAAAAAACGTTGATGAAGCCATGCTAATGTTTACTATTGCAAATGATAATTTAGTGGTCCCAAAACCAGAAGATGTTAAGGGTAAACTAAAAGAAAAACTAAACAAGACCAATAGTAAGACTATATCAAAAAAGAAGGCTTTATTTTTAGGAATCTTTGCGCTTGTGTTTTTATGTTCTGCCTTTTTCTCCTACCAATATTTCAATAAGCAGAACGACATTTCAAAAGAACTTTCTATAGCTGTTTTACCTTTTGATAACCTAAGCACTGATGATGATGCTGAAATTTTTAGAGATGGCATTACAGAGGATATACTAACTCAACTGTCTAAGTTGAAAGAGTTGCGCGTTATTTCCAGAACTTCTGTAATGCAATACAAGGACACAGAAAAGACTATCCCGGAGATTGCTGAAGAATTAGGAGTTTCTTATGTTTTAGAGGGAAGTATTCGTAAATATGGTAACGACCTAAGAATAACCGCTCAATCGATTGATGCTTCTGCAGATGAGCATTTATGGGCTGAAAATTATGATAAAACACTTACAGACATCTTCAATCTACAGACCGAAGTGTCAAACGAAATTGTTAAAGCTTTAGAGATTAATCTTTCTTTTGAAGAACAACAGCAATTGGCAGTTGTACCAACTAAAAATATTGAAGCTTTTAAATTGTTTCTAAAAGGGCGAGATGAAGCTGATAAGAGAAATAAAGAAAGTATAGCAAACAGTATCCTACTTTATAAAGAGACTATTGCATTAGACCCTAATTATGCTGAAGCCTATGCAGAAATTGCTAATTCTATATATCTTGAAGCGTATTATTCTAATCGCCATGCTGATGAGGCCTCAAAATTAGCAAATGAATACTTAGTAAAGGCTGAGAAAATAAATGATAAAACCTCTAGAATATACTCTGTAAGAGGTGTTATAAATAATTACCAAGGTAATCATGAAGGTGCTGTAAAGGCTTTTGAAAGAGCCATTGAGCTTTCC
Coding sequences within:
- a CDS encoding OsmC family protein; amino-acid sequence: MITTANIKNGVNVDQLVDTIDAVQTNPELVKFQFRAKNNWIDGEHCVSSIKGFYGVGAEDESRQDTFTMECSHPNVLLGQDEAATPPEVLLHSLGSCLTGAMVYHAAANGVNIESTSSSLEGNADLHGFLGLDPEVRMGFDGIKFTLKVKSDASVLELENFAKFSPVFDMISNLTPISIEIVKE
- a CDS encoding sigma-54 interaction domain-containing protein encodes the protein MAGLIQGAMDAIIMFDSNYKIVLTNLSANILLENDDALQRNVLYFLAEESASLIESIVDKGLENTNKGIDNYIPNIIKVIGSNEKETLNEGTISKYGNEKETFYTLILRDIEERLSAENEISFLTKQTEYLEEEIKELTGSYGIIAEDIKMQNVLDLVKHVAPTDATVLINGETGTGKELVSRAIHDASNRSDKPLIRINFSAIPANLIESELFGHKKGAFIGASADRKGRFLLADKGTIFLDEIGEMPIDLQPKLLRVIQEGEFDPVGSSETIKVDVRIIAATHRNLLQHSAEGKFREDLYYRLNVFPIDVPALRDRGNDVCLIAEEMIRHFSKKLSKPIESLSKSDKALLLSYEWPGNVRELQNLLERAIIVSQDGSINLKTIVPNSSINSKSSEELPLNKIYTTRALQDIEKENILKALKETRWKISGKNGAAELLQLPPTTLASKIKAFSIERPV
- a CDS encoding cyclic nucleotide-binding domain-containing protein, whose amino-acid sequence is MSKSKQEDFINFLSKVPFFTEVKEASLKHLCIGLKEESFGKNENIFKKGDEGDSMYVIVEGSVKIHENNYIFSTMQKGECFGEYALIDDEKRSAAVSTLERSTLLKIERDSFLKVIANDSGFSLGILTVLIKRHRDIDAI
- a CDS encoding adenylate/guanylate cyclase domain-containing protein; its protein translation is MFTDIEDYTALMQRDEKQAIAIRKRHCRAFEITTEAYNGKVVQYFGDGTLSIFTSSVEAVKCAIELQRAFLEAPKIPVRIGIHVGDILYTEEDIIGDAVNVASRIEACAVSGSVLVSDKVHDQIRSHQDIKVQFLDAYELKNVDEAMLMFTIANDNLVVPKPEDVKGKLKEKLNKTNSKTISKKKALFLGIFALVFLCSAFFSYQYFNKQNDISKELSIAVLPFDNLSTDDDAEIFRDGITEDILTQLSKLKELRVISRTSVMQYKDTEKTIPEIAEELGVSYVLEGSIRKYGNDLRITAQSIDASADEHLWAENYDKTLTDIFNLQTEVSNEIVKALEINLSFEEQQQLAVVPTKNIEAFKLFLKGRDEADKRNKESIANSILLYKETIALDPNYAEAYAEIANSIYLEAYYSNRHADEASKLANEYLVKAEKINDKTSRIYSVRGVINNYQGNHEGAVKAFERAIELSPNDLTARYQYSTFFFYTGQTEKQIEQAEIAYRLDPLSFPIANSYFNALLTNKEFDRAQNLIDKIQARNDGNNQFVINRSYFRLYMDQKKYKKTIPYLKKTDSVLFYLDTLRNKLTRRLVQEHDTYFNYLQENEHFKEILKMHGID